The following coding sequences are from one Eucalyptus grandis isolate ANBG69807.140 chromosome 11, ASM1654582v1, whole genome shotgun sequence window:
- the LOC104444116 gene encoding alcohol dehydrogenase-like 4 isoform X1, which produces MYDGRFSVQFHAEKSSLVYTAFYSQEQNCAEAAAKTSEERSKTADMVNNTAGQVVTCKAAVAWGPGQPLVMEEILVDPPQKMEVRIKVLFTSICHTDLSAWKGENHSQRAYPRILGHEASGIVESVGEGVTDLKEGDHVIPIFNGECGECEYCRCERTNMCRDYGVKPMKKAMVADGGCRFRTKETGEPIFHFLNTSTFSEFTVIESACVVKVDPDFPLKKMAMLSCSVSTGVGAAWNTADVKAGSTVAIFGLGSVGLAVAAGARARGASKIIGVDINPAKFVKAQALGISDCINPKELDTASHEEIKRLTGGGGVDYSFECTGNSAVLREAFLSTHLGWGLTVLLGVHPGPKMLPLHPMELFNGQQITGSVFGGFKGKTHIPRFAEDCMRGAVNLEEFISHELPFEKINEAFQLLQGGESLRCLMHL; this is translated from the exons ATGTACGACGGTCGCTTCTCGGTGCAATTTCACGCAGAAAAGTCCTCGTTAGTTTATACCGCTTTCTATTCTCAGGAGCAAAATTGTGCAGAAGCAGCAGCCAAAACATCCGAAGAGAGAAGCAAGACAGCAGACATGGTGAACAACACAGCTGGGCAGGTCGTCACCTGCAAAG CCGCCGTGGCGTGGGGACCGGGACAGCCACTGGTCATGGAGGAGATTTTGGTGGATCCACCGCAGAAGATGGAGGTCCGGATTAAGGTCCTCTTCACTTCGATATGCCACACGGATCTCAGCGCTTGGAAAGGCGAG AACCATTCTCAAAGGGCGTATCCCCGGATCCTCGGCCACGAGGCGTCCGG GATCGTGGAGAGCGTCGGGGAGGGGGTGACGGACTTGAAGGAAGGAGACCACGTGATCCCCATCTTCAACGGGGAGTGCGGCGAGTGCGAGTACTGCAGGTGCGAGAGGACCAACATGTGCCGGGACTACGGGGTGAAACCGATGAAGAAGGCAATGGTCGCCGACGGCGGGTGCAGGTTCCGGACCAAGGAGACGGGGGAGCCCATCTTCCACTTCCTCAACACCTCCACCTTCAGCGAGTTCACGGTGATCGAGTCCGCCTGCGTCGTCAAGGTCGACCCCGACTTCCCTCTCAAGAAGATGGCCATGCTCAGCTGCAGCGTCTCCACCg GTGTCGGAGCGGCATGGAACACGGCTGACGTGAAGGCCGGGTCGACCGTTGCCATCTTCGGCTTGGGCTCCGTCGGTCTCGCT GTTGCGGCCGGAGCACGTGCGAGAGGAGCATCTAAGATTATAGGCGTCGACATCAACCCTGCTAAATTCGTCAAag CCCAAGCGTTAGGGATCAGCGACTGCATCAACCCCAAGGAGCTCGACACAGCATCCCACGAG GAGATCAAGAGGTTGACCGGAGGCGGTGGCGTTGACTACAGCTTCGAGTGCACCGGGAACTCAGCCGTCCTGCGCGAGGCCTTCCTCTCCACCCATCTC GGATGGGGCCTGACCGTGTTGCTGGGAGTCCACCCGGGCCCGAAGATGCTGCCGCTGCATCCGATGGAGCTCTTCAACGGGCAGCAGATCACCGGCTCGGTCTTCGGCGGCTTCAAAGGGAAGACCCACATCCCTCGCTTCGCCGAGGACTGCATGCGCGGG GCGGTGAACTTGGAGGAGTTCATATCGCATGAGCTTCCGTTCGAGAAGATCAACGAAGCGTTCCAGCTGCTCCAGGGAGGGGAGTCCTTGAGATGCCTCATGCACCTCTGA
- the LOC104444116 gene encoding alcohol dehydrogenase-like 4 isoform X2 has product MYDGRFSVQFHAEKSSLVYTAFYSQEQNCAEAAAKTSEERSKTADMVNNTAGQVVTCKAAVAWGPGQPLVMEEILVDPPQKMEVRIKVLFTSICHTDLSAWKGENHSQRAYPRILGHEASGIVESVGEGVTDLKEGDHVIPIFNGECGECEYCRCERTNMCRDYGVKPMKKAMVADGGCRFRTKETGEPIFHFLNTSTFSEFTVIESACVVKVDPDFPLKKMAMLSCSVSTGVGAAWNTADVKAGSTVAIFGLGSVGLAVAAGARARGASKIIGVDINPAKFVKAQALGISDCINPKELDTASHEGWGLTVLLGVHPGPKMLPLHPMELFNGQQITGSVFGGFKGKTHIPRFAEDCMRGAVNLEEFISHELPFEKINEAFQLLQGGESLRCLMHL; this is encoded by the exons ATGTACGACGGTCGCTTCTCGGTGCAATTTCACGCAGAAAAGTCCTCGTTAGTTTATACCGCTTTCTATTCTCAGGAGCAAAATTGTGCAGAAGCAGCAGCCAAAACATCCGAAGAGAGAAGCAAGACAGCAGACATGGTGAACAACACAGCTGGGCAGGTCGTCACCTGCAAAG CCGCCGTGGCGTGGGGACCGGGACAGCCACTGGTCATGGAGGAGATTTTGGTGGATCCACCGCAGAAGATGGAGGTCCGGATTAAGGTCCTCTTCACTTCGATATGCCACACGGATCTCAGCGCTTGGAAAGGCGAG AACCATTCTCAAAGGGCGTATCCCCGGATCCTCGGCCACGAGGCGTCCGG GATCGTGGAGAGCGTCGGGGAGGGGGTGACGGACTTGAAGGAAGGAGACCACGTGATCCCCATCTTCAACGGGGAGTGCGGCGAGTGCGAGTACTGCAGGTGCGAGAGGACCAACATGTGCCGGGACTACGGGGTGAAACCGATGAAGAAGGCAATGGTCGCCGACGGCGGGTGCAGGTTCCGGACCAAGGAGACGGGGGAGCCCATCTTCCACTTCCTCAACACCTCCACCTTCAGCGAGTTCACGGTGATCGAGTCCGCCTGCGTCGTCAAGGTCGACCCCGACTTCCCTCTCAAGAAGATGGCCATGCTCAGCTGCAGCGTCTCCACCg GTGTCGGAGCGGCATGGAACACGGCTGACGTGAAGGCCGGGTCGACCGTTGCCATCTTCGGCTTGGGCTCCGTCGGTCTCGCT GTTGCGGCCGGAGCACGTGCGAGAGGAGCATCTAAGATTATAGGCGTCGACATCAACCCTGCTAAATTCGTCAAag CCCAAGCGTTAGGGATCAGCGACTGCATCAACCCCAAGGAGCTCGACACAGCATCCCACGAG GGATGGGGCCTGACCGTGTTGCTGGGAGTCCACCCGGGCCCGAAGATGCTGCCGCTGCATCCGATGGAGCTCTTCAACGGGCAGCAGATCACCGGCTCGGTCTTCGGCGGCTTCAAAGGGAAGACCCACATCCCTCGCTTCGCCGAGGACTGCATGCGCGGG GCGGTGAACTTGGAGGAGTTCATATCGCATGAGCTTCCGTTCGAGAAGATCAACGAAGCGTTCCAGCTGCTCCAGGGAGGGGAGTCCTTGAGATGCCTCATGCACCTCTGA